Genomic window (Croceicoccus sp. Ery15):
GCGGCATGGTGCTGACCTCTGCCGCGTTCGAGAATGGCGAGGAACTGGACCCCAGCTTTACCGCTGATGAGGAAGACGCCGTCGCGCCGCCGCTGGAATGGAACCATATTCCGGCAGGGGCACAGGAACTGATGCTGATTGTCGAGGATCCCGACGCGCCTTCGCCCGAACCGTTCTGCCACTGGCTGGTGTGGGGCCTTGCCCCCCAGCGCGGCAAGCTGATGGAGGGGGAAGTTCCGCCCAAGGTAGGGAAGAATTCCTATCAGAATTCGGAATGGCTGCTGCCCGATCCGCCCACCGGTCACGGCCCGCATGATTATGTGTTCCAGCTGTTCGCGCTGGACACGATGATCGATCTGAAGCCCGGCGCGGGCCGCGGCGCGTTGATGAAGGCGATGGAGGGGCACGTCCTTTCGCTCGCCATCCTGACCGCGACTTATGAACGCGGCGGCACCGACATCGACGATTGGGACGACATCGACCTGGACGACGATGACGATTGACCGGTTTCAAACCAATCCGGCTGCCCGCACAGGGGGCCGAAACTCTCCTATAGAAAGGAAGTAAGTAATGGCTGCCAAGAATAACGCGATCAACAAGCCCGTTCCCGTTTCGGCCGATCTGGAAGAGATCGTCGGCAAGGGTCCGATGGCTCGCGGCGAAGTGACCGCCAAGGTTTGGGAATACATCAAGAAGCACGATCTTCAGGCCGCTGACGACAAGCGCATGATCGAGCCCGACGCCAAGCTGGGCAAGGTGATCGGCACCGAGAAGATCTCGATGTTCAAGATGACCGCGGCGATTTCCAAGCACCTCGGCTGATCGGTTTTTCCGGTATGAACAGGCTGGGCGGTCCGTTGAGGGCCGCCCTGTTTGTTTGAAGGGCCGAGCTTGCCGCTATTTGTGCCGGATATCGATATGCCCCAGCATGCGCACGAAATAGGCCGTCGACCAGCCCAGCATGATCACGCCGGCAATGCTTTCCAGCGCGGCGACATTGCGCCACGCGGTCAGGATCAGCGCATCGTTGAAGCCGACGGTCGAATAGCTGATGGTCGAGAAATATAGCGCCGACGACAGATCGGGCAGCGCCCCGACATAGAGATAGAAAAAAGCGTAAAGCCAGATTTCCATCCCGTGGATGATGAACAGGCTCAGCACGATCACGATTGTCATGCTGATGCCGTGGACGGTAACCGGCGGCAGATGGGTAACGCGGCGCGGGTCTTCGGCAGGGCGGATGAAACGGGTGATCATGGCGAGGCCGAGCCCGTGAATAATCACGCAGGACGCGCCCAGCAGGCTGGCAGCACCCAGTTCGATGGCCAGCTGGTGGAATGGCGCATTCGTCAGTGCTGTCTGCAATTTTCGCCCCGCAACCGGTTTCGACCGGCCATATCATAGGGCGCAAGCAGCACGATTTGAAAGACCTGCGGCTTTCAGCCCTTATGTTCGGGCAGGCCCTTGCGACTGGTTGAGGCGAATTCTTCCAGTTCGGCCTCGCTCATGCTGTCGTACATGCCCTTTGAGGCGCCTTGCAGATCCGATCGTTTCGCATCGCCCCGCTTGGCCGCCAATGCCGCCCCTGCGGCCTTTTGCTGGGCTTTCGATTTTGCAGGCATCAGTCGGCCTTTTCCAGTTCGGAGCCGAGTTTCAGCACCTTGTCCCCGTCCTCCTGTTCGATCAGATAGGCCGGATTGTCGCTGCTGCCGTGGCGGGTGATCGTAGACCCCTTGATCGTGCGTTCGACATCGCCTTCGAAACGCTCGCGGATCTGGCCTTTCCCGGTGCCGTTGCCCCAGCTCCACTGGACGTGCTGGTTCACGCGAAAGCTTTTGTCCCGATCCGCCATCGTTTTTACTCGGCTGCGGGCGCGTTGTCGGCATTCCCGGCTTCGAAGGTGAAGTCTTCGGCCATTTCTGTCGCCGGTTGCTCATCGGTCGTCGCCGGTGCGGTGCGGGTGGCGACTTCCTTTACCTCGCCCGCCTGATCCGATGTCAGCGCGCCGGTCACCCACACGATAGTCATGGCGGCGGCGGCCAGAAACAGGCTGATCAGCAGCACATAGCGGACGATATTCGGGGTCGATCCACCACGCGCCTCGTCGGTGGTCAGGTCGACTTCGTCTCCATGGCGTTGCATCGTCAAATCCTTCCAAGCTCCTGTCGTGCGATCCCTGGACCCGCGTCCGGTGCCGGAAGCAGGCGGTTCATTTCGGGAAACGCAGCCCCGGAGCATAAGGTTCCGGAGGAGGCGGGAGGAATGACGCGCGAGGGCGGCCCTGAATCAGGGGCGCAGCAGCTCGTTGATGCCGGTCTTCGAACGGGTCTGTGCGTCCACGGTCTTGACGATTACCGCGCAATAAAGCGACGGGCCGGGCGTGCCGTCGGGCAGGGGCTTGCCAGGCATCGAACCGGGCACGACCACGGCGAACGGCGGAACGCGCCCCACATGGACTTCGCCGGTGTTGCGATCGATGATCTTGGTCGATGCGCCGATGAATACGCCCATCGAAAGCACCGCACCTTCGCCGATGATGACCCCTTCGGCCACTTCGCTACGCGCGCCGATAAAGGCGCCGTCCTCGATGATGACGGGGCCGGCCTGCAGCGGTTCCAGCACGCCGCCAATGCCCGCACCGCCCGAGATATGGACGTTCTTGCCGATCTGCGCGCAGGAACCGACGGTTGCCCATGTATCGACCATCGTGCCCTCGTCGACGAAGGCGCCGATATTGACGAAGCTGGGCATCAGCACCACGCCCTTGCCGATAAAGCTGCCGCGCCGCGCCACCGCGCCCGGCACCACGCGAAAGCCGTTCCGGGCAAAGCGGTCATCGGTCCAGCCCGCGAATTTCGAAGGCACCTTGTCATAGGCGCTTTCGCCCGCCGAACCATAGGGCACGATTTCATTGTCGTTCAGGCGGAACGACAGCAGCACAGCCTTTTTCAGCCATTGGTTGACCACCCATTCGCCGTCCCGCTTTTCGGCCACGCGTGCCTCGCCCGAATCGAGCAGGGCCAGAGCTTCCTCGACATCCTTGCGCACTTCGGTGCTTTCGGGCGTGACATTGGCGCGATCTTCGAAGGCGGCATCGATGCGGGCGATCAGCTCTGATTGGGTGGTCATGGCGCGCGGTTCTTTCTTGGCACGGATGGTAACTGCCGCCGTGGAGGGGCGGTCGGGAAAGGCGCACCGCCTATCGCCTCAACCCCGTCGGGGCAACTGTTACAGGCGAAATCACTTGTGCCGTGGCGGGGCATGGGGGGCCGGACCATACAATTGCCCCTCGATTTTTCATGGCAATCGGGGCACTTATCGAAAGATGAATGGGGTTTGCGCGGACCGGAATGCGGATCGGTACGCGCCAGTGATGGGGGATTTGGTGATTTCGGGTCGTTCGGACCATCAGCGTTGGACGGGGCCGAAACGGGTCCGCAGGGCACGGTTGATGCTGGGCCTGCCTGTCCTTGCGCTGCTTGCGGCCTGCGGCGGCGGCGGATCGGGGGGAGGGCCGATTTCCACGCCTTCGCCTGTGCCCAGCCCGACGCCGACCCCGACGCCCGTGATCAACTTCAACACGGCGGAATATCGCCAGTCCGACGGGCCCGAATTGCACGATGCCGTTACCGCATGGCAGCAGGGCGCCACGGGCGAGGGCGTGGGTATCGCGATCATCGACACGGGGATCGACAGCGATAATCCGGAATTCGCGGGGCGGATTTCCAGTGCTTCGGCCGATGTGGCGGGCAATCGCGGGATCGAATCGCCCGATGGGCACGGCACGCAGGTCGCGCTGGTCGCGGCGGCGGCACGCGATGGAGCGGGGGTGATGGGAATCGCCTTTGACGCGACGATTATGGCATTCCGCGCCGATCTGCCCGGCACGTGCGAGGGGTTCGACCCGCTGAATCCCACGACCGGTTGCAGCTTCAGCGATTCCGATATTGCACAGGGCGTCAATCTTGCGGTGTCGGCGGGGGCGAAGGTCATCAATATCTCGCTGGGCGGATCGACGCCGACCCGCACGCTCGGCAATGCGCTGGCATCGGCGGCGGCGGCAGGCGTGGTGATCGTGATTTCGGGCGGCAATGACGGCGAAAGCACCGATCCGCTGGTCGATCCGTCGAATCCCGATCCCTTTGCCATCGGCGCGCTGGCCGCGGCGCGGTCGAATGTGATCATCGCCGGATCGGTCGACAGCGCATCGCAGATTTCCGCCTTCAGCAACAAGGCAGGCTCGTCAGCAGCATCGTTCCTGACCGCTCAGGGCGAAGATATCTGCTGCGTCTATGAAGATGGCGAGATCTATACCGAGGTCCAGAATGGATCCGAATATGTCTATGTCGTCAATGGCACCAGCTTTGCCGCGCCGCAGATCGCGGGGGCGGCGGCCTTGCTGGCGCAGGCTTTTCCCAATTTGAGCGGATCGGAAATCGTCAGCCTGCTGCTGAACAGCGCGCGCGATGCGGGGGCGGCGGGGACCGATGCGATCTATGGCCGCGGCGTGCTGGATATCGGTGCGGCGTTCGAACCTGCGGGCACGACGACACTGGCGGGCAGCAGCACGGCGCTTTCGCTGGCCAGCGCGGCGGGTACGACCAGCCCGGCAATGGGCGATGCGGGGGTACAGGGCACTGCCGGAGCGGTGGTGCTCGACGGATACGGGCGTGCCTATGCCGTCGATCTGGGCGCGCGGATGCAACGCGCCGCACCGCGCCGCGACCTTGCCCGCGCGCTGATCGGCAATGCGCAGGGCGCCAGCCTGCAGGCCGGTGCGCTGGGGGCCAGCTTTTCGGTTACCGATCCGCTGAACGGACGCGGCAGCGGCGGCGCGCTGAACCTGCGCAATGACGAGATTGCGGGCGCGCGGCTTCTGGCTGCGCAGGTCACCGCACGGATCGCGCCGGGCACCGAGGTCGCCTTCGGTTTCCGTCAGGGGGCAGGCGGGCTGGAAGCGGGTCTGCGCGGCGCCGAACGGCCTGCCTTTATGGTCGCGCAGGACGCGGGCGCGGATTTCGGTTTCGCCGCCATGCGCGAGGGATCAATGGCAGTGCGCCGCGATATGGGCGGCTGGGGCCTGACACTGTCGGGCGAAACCGGCCTGGTATGGAGCGAGCGGCTGGACGACCCGTTGGCGATCCTGCCCGCGCGGCGTGACCGGATTGCACGCTATGGCTTGGCGGCGGACAGCAGGACGGGCGATGTGACCGCCATGGTCGGCGCTTCGTGGCTGGCCGAGGGTGCGACCGTGCTGGGCGGCAGTTTTCAGCAATCGCTGGTGGGCGCGGGCGGGGCCGACAGCCTGTTCGTCGATGCGATGCTGGGCTGGGACGCGGCGCGCGACTGGCGCTTTGGCGCGGCGATGCGGCAGGGATTTACCCGCCCCGTCACCGGCGGGCTGATGGCGGGCAACAGCCTGCTGCGAAGCATGGGGTGGAGCGTGGATGCCGTGCATTCGGGCCTGTTCGGCAGGGACGACCGGCTGGCGCTGCGCATTTCGCAACCATTGCGCGTCGAATCGGGTGCGCTCGCGCTCGATCTGCCGCTCGCCTATGACTACGAAAGCGAAGAAGCGAGCTGGGGCATATCGCGCCTCTCGCTCTCTCCCAGCGGGCGCGAGATCGCGAGCGAGATTTCGTGGCAGGGCCCGCTATGGGGCGGAAACATGTCGGCCAGCCTGTTCCACCGGCGCGAACCGGGCCACATCGCTGCGGCCGGGGACGATATAGGCGCGGGCCTGCGCTGGAGCCGCGCGTTCTAACGATCAGGTCGGCGAACTGTCGCCCGTCAATTGCCTGACAAAGGAGACGAGGCCCGTCTGGCGTTCCCGGCGCAGCCGTTCGGCGTCCAGAATGCGGCGTACCTGCTCATAGCAGCGGTCGATATCGTCGTTGACGACGACGTAATCGTAATCCGACCAGTGGCTGATCTCGGCACGGGCGCGGTCCATGCGCGCCTCGATCACTGCGGCATCGTCGGTGCCCCGCGCGGTCAGGCGGCGGCGCAATTCGTCGATGCTGGGGGGCAGGATGAACACGGGAACGACATCTTCGCGCGCGCGCTGAGACAATTGCTGCGTGCCTTGCCAGTCGATGTCGAACAGGAAATCGGTGCCGGCCTTCAGCCCTGCCCAGATTTGCGCCTTGGGCGTGCCATAGCTGTTGCCGAACACATGCGCCCATTCAAGGAATTCGTGATCTTCTGCCATGCGGTCGAACGTCGGCTTGTCGACGAAATGATAATCGCGCCCGTCCTGTTCGCCCGGACGGATCGGGCGCGTGGTGGCCGAAACCGACATGGCAAGCCCCGCGTCCGACTGCAGCAGCTTTTTCGCAATCGTCGTCTTTCCCGCACCCGACGGCGAGGAGAGAATGAACATCAGCCCGCGGCGCGCCAAAGGGGTTTCCGGCGCGCCATGGGGGGCGGTATCGGTGCTGTCGTGATCGGCCATGCGCGCTGATGGCCGCGAGGGGGGAGGTGCGTCAAGCGCGTAAAGCGCCCTCTTGCACCGCTGTCACCCGTTGCCGCTGTCGCTCATGCGTTTGTGCAATGCCTTTTGCCCCTCGGCCCGGGCCTTGCGGCTGCGGCTGCGGTCGTACAGCGCCTTGGCCAGCAATCCGCCGCCGATCACCACCGCACCCGGCACCGAACGGGTGGCGACGCGGGCAAGTCCCGCTGCCATCAGCGTTTCGGAGATCGACCGGTTGTCGATCGCCTTGCGCGCATCCTCGCGGCTGTAGCGCTTGCTGAGCATTTTCTTTTCCGCCATCTGCCGCGCAAAGCGCGATACGCCGCGCAAGGCGATGTCGGTCAGGATCAGATTGGTGATCGGATTGGGGCTGAAATCCGGCAGGCCGTTTTCGTCAGTAACGGGCGTGGTGCCCTTTTTCGGTTTCTTGCGGCTTTTGCGGAAAATGCCCATTGCTTGCCCCCGTTCGCTAACAGCGCGCCTGCACTGCCGCATGACAGATGCGGGCGCTGCCTATTTCTTTTTGCCGAAATCCACCGTGACGACATTCGAACCGTCGTCGGGTGCATCCCTGTCGTCAACGCCGACATGGGCAGCCTGTTCCGAATCGTTTTCGGCATCGCCGTGGGGCTCGCCCTCGTCCACCTCTGCCACGGCCTGGAATTGCAGGCCGAATTCGACGGCCGGATCGACGAAAGCGGTAATGGCGGAAAACGGAACAGTCAGCTTGGCCGGAATCTGGTTAAAGCTGAGCCCGACCGAGAAATGATCCTCCGCGACGGTCAGATCCCAGAACTTGTTCTGCAGAACGATCGTCATCTCGTCCGGAAAACGGGCGCGCAGATCGGCGGGGATGTCCACGCCTGCCGCGCCGGTCTTGAACGTGATATAGAAATGATGGCTGCCCGGCGGCATGCCGCCCGCGGCCTCGACCTCGCCCAAAACGCGGCCGACCACGGCGCGCAGGGCTTCCTGCACGATCTCGTCATAAGGGATCAGGCTGTCGGGCGTGGTATCGTTCATGGGCACGAATTGTCAGGCGGTTACGCGCCGGTCAAGCATGAATGGACCAAGCTTGCGGACAATATCGCGGCCGTCGAACAATTGTTGCGGGTATGCACGGTTGCGCTTGATGCGAATTTCCGATGCTTGTCGCGTCGCGCAACCCCTTGCACACGGCGGCGCGGGGCCTATAGCGCAGGATCATGCAGACCAGCCAAGCCTCTCGGACCGGTTCCATCCGGCGCAAGACCCATGAAACCGACATCGATGTCGCCATCGATCTCGACGGAACGGGCCAA
Coding sequences:
- a CDS encoding SWIB/MDM2 domain-containing protein, which encodes MAAKNNAINKPVPVSADLEEIVGKGPMARGEVTAKVWEYIKKHDLQAADDKRMIEPDAKLGKVIGTEKISMFKMTAAISKHLG
- the dapD gene encoding 2,3,4,5-tetrahydropyridine-2,6-dicarboxylate N-succinyltransferase; this encodes MTTQSELIARIDAAFEDRANVTPESTEVRKDVEEALALLDSGEARVAEKRDGEWVVNQWLKKAVLLSFRLNDNEIVPYGSAGESAYDKVPSKFAGWTDDRFARNGFRVVPGAVARRGSFIGKGVVLMPSFVNIGAFVDEGTMVDTWATVGSCAQIGKNVHISGGAGIGGVLEPLQAGPVIIEDGAFIGARSEVAEGVIIGEGAVLSMGVFIGASTKIIDRNTGEVHVGRVPPFAVVVPGSMPGKPLPDGTPGPSLYCAVIVKTVDAQTRSKTGINELLRP
- a CDS encoding YbhB/YbcL family Raf kinase inhibitor-like protein, translated to MLEHVPEWLGAALHNVRAGHSKLAALKLGSESVVGAGGMVLTSAAFENGEELDPSFTADEEDAVAPPLEWNHIPAGAQELMLIVEDPDAPSPEPFCHWLVWGLAPQRGKLMEGEVPPKVGKNSYQNSEWLLPDPPTGHGPHDYVFQLFALDTMIDLKPGAGRGALMKAMEGHVLSLAILTATYERGGTDIDDWDDIDLDDDDD
- the gmk gene encoding guanylate kinase codes for the protein MADHDSTDTAPHGAPETPLARRGLMFILSSPSGAGKTTIAKKLLQSDAGLAMSVSATTRPIRPGEQDGRDYHFVDKPTFDRMAEDHEFLEWAHVFGNSYGTPKAQIWAGLKAGTDFLFDIDWQGTQQLSQRAREDVVPVFILPPSIDELRRRLTARGTDDAAVIEARMDRARAEISHWSDYDYVVVNDDIDRCYEQVRRILDAERLRRERQTGLVSFVRQLTGDSSPT
- a CDS encoding DUF3008 family protein — translated: MPAKSKAQQKAAGAALAAKRGDAKRSDLQGASKGMYDSMSEAELEEFASTSRKGLPEHKG
- a CDS encoding DUF2945 domain-containing protein; the protein is MADRDKSFRVNQHVQWSWGNGTGKGQIRERFEGDVERTIKGSTITRHGSSDNPAYLIEQEDGDKVLKLGSELEKAD
- a CDS encoding S8 family peptidase, which encodes MGDLVISGRSDHQRWTGPKRVRRARLMLGLPVLALLAACGGGGSGGGPISTPSPVPSPTPTPTPVINFNTAEYRQSDGPELHDAVTAWQQGATGEGVGIAIIDTGIDSDNPEFAGRISSASADVAGNRGIESPDGHGTQVALVAAAARDGAGVMGIAFDATIMAFRADLPGTCEGFDPLNPTTGCSFSDSDIAQGVNLAVSAGAKVINISLGGSTPTRTLGNALASAAAAGVVIVISGGNDGESTDPLVDPSNPDPFAIGALAAARSNVIIAGSVDSASQISAFSNKAGSSAASFLTAQGEDICCVYEDGEIYTEVQNGSEYVYVVNGTSFAAPQIAGAAALLAQAFPNLSGSEIVSLLLNSARDAGAAGTDAIYGRGVLDIGAAFEPAGTTTLAGSSTALSLASAAGTTSPAMGDAGVQGTAGAVVLDGYGRAYAVDLGARMQRAAPRRDLARALIGNAQGASLQAGALGASFSVTDPLNGRGSGGALNLRNDEIAGARLLAAQVTARIAPGTEVAFGFRQGAGGLEAGLRGAERPAFMVAQDAGADFGFAAMREGSMAVRRDMGGWGLTLSGETGLVWSERLDDPLAILPARRDRIARYGLAADSRTGDVTAMVGASWLAEGATVLGGSFQQSLVGAGGADSLFVDAMLGWDAARDWRFGAAMRQGFTRPVTGGLMAGNSLLRSMGWSVDAVHSGLFGRDDRLALRISQPLRVESGALALDLPLAYDYESEEASWGISRLSLSPSGREIASEISWQGPLWGGNMSASLFHRREPGHIAAAGDDIGAGLRWSRAF
- a CDS encoding SspB family protein; the protein is MNDTTPDSLIPYDEIVQEALRAVVGRVLGEVEAAGGMPPGSHHFYITFKTGAAGVDIPADLRARFPDEMTIVLQNKFWDLTVAEDHFSVGLSFNQIPAKLTVPFSAITAFVDPAVEFGLQFQAVAEVDEGEPHGDAENDSEQAAHVGVDDRDAPDDGSNVVTVDFGKKK
- a CDS encoding ion channel: MQTALTNAPFHQLAIELGAASLLGASCVIIHGLGLAMITRFIRPAEDPRRVTHLPPVTVHGISMTIVIVLSLFIIHGMEIWLYAFFYLYVGALPDLSSALYFSTISYSTVGFNDALILTAWRNVAALESIAGVIMLGWSTAYFVRMLGHIDIRHK